The following proteins are co-located in the Spirosoma montaniterrae genome:
- a CDS encoding sensor histidine kinase: protein MDSGFVIAVGTAVLLMMAVFIIIFVAYYQQKQAKQQLALKELQEQHRRALMDATFRGQEEERRRLAEELHDGIGTMLSVTKMSLNQMERQLNGDNLRLNLQVQKTRSMIDETMTNVRRISRDLFPTTLERFGLLPALEELADRATDQELSVQLNCPEAIAELPPSIELMLYRIAQELVNNAIRHARAQHVVIQLLCIDGEIRLSVLDDGVGFDFDRIMEDRNRGLGLRNIESRLSVVDGHVTFDVSPGRGAEIHVQVRLPTAQAVDLLR, encoded by the coding sequence ATGGATTCGGGCTTTGTCATTGCTGTTGGTACGGCTGTTTTGTTGATGATGGCAGTGTTCATCATCATCTTCGTAGCCTATTATCAGCAAAAACAGGCGAAGCAGCAGTTAGCCCTCAAAGAATTGCAGGAACAACACCGGCGTGCCCTTATGGACGCTACCTTCCGGGGGCAGGAAGAAGAACGCCGACGATTAGCCGAAGAACTGCACGACGGTATCGGCACAATGCTGTCGGTGACGAAGATGAGTCTTAACCAAATGGAGCGGCAACTCAACGGCGACAACCTGCGCCTGAACCTGCAAGTGCAAAAAACCCGCTCCATGATCGATGAAACCATGACCAACGTCCGGCGCATCAGCCGCGACCTGTTTCCAACCACGCTCGAACGTTTCGGCCTGCTGCCCGCCCTCGAAGAACTGGCCGACCGTGCTACCGATCAGGAATTGAGCGTACAGCTCAACTGTCCGGAGGCCATTGCCGAACTGCCGCCCTCAATCGAGCTGATGCTTTACCGGATCGCCCAGGAGTTGGTCAACAATGCCATTCGGCACGCCCGTGCCCAACACGTTGTGATTCAGTTACTTTGTATCGATGGAGAAATCCGGCTGTCGGTGCTTGACGATGGCGTAGGGTTTGATTTTGACCGAATCATGGAAGACCGTAACCGGGGATTGGGGCTGCGGAATATTGAAAGCCGCCTGAGTGTAGTAGATGGGCACGTTACCTTCGACGTATCGCCGGGCCGGGGAGCCGAAATTCATGTGCAGGTACGTCTGCCGACTGCGCAAGCTGTTGATTTATTGCGTTAA
- a CDS encoding response regulator transcription factor — translation MRKIKLALCDDHNLFRVGLATILGQVHDFELILEAANGQELIDKMPRKMPDVVLLDLQMPVMDGTATADHIRQQWPLVKIVVLTMHDEDRMVLHLLEKGVSGYLLKDADAGEVEKAIRKVIDEGVYLNEFVSKAMLRKMTNKTTVAKPVNAFYNSKILLSEREKEVLTLICDGLSTNEISEKIFLSPRTVEGHRLRILEKTGTKNTAGMVAYAFKNSLV, via the coding sequence ATGAGAAAAATTAAACTCGCACTCTGTGACGATCATAACCTGTTTCGAGTTGGATTGGCGACCATTCTGGGACAGGTTCACGATTTTGAACTGATTCTGGAGGCTGCAAACGGGCAGGAGTTGATTGATAAAATGCCGCGCAAAATGCCTGACGTGGTATTGCTCGACCTGCAAATGCCCGTTATGGATGGCACCGCCACTGCCGACCATATTCGCCAACAGTGGCCTCTCGTAAAGATTGTTGTGCTGACCATGCACGACGAAGACCGCATGGTACTGCACCTGCTCGAAAAGGGCGTTAGCGGTTATTTGCTAAAAGATGCTGATGCGGGCGAGGTTGAAAAAGCTATTCGCAAAGTAATAGACGAAGGCGTTTACCTCAACGAGTTTGTATCGAAAGCTATGTTGCGTAAGATGACCAACAAAACTACCGTAGCCAAGCCCGTCAATGCCTTCTACAATAGTAAAATTCTCCTCTCAGAACGCGAAAAAGAAGTACTAACGCTGATTTGCGACGGCCTTTCGACCAACGAAATCAGCGAGAAAATATTCCTTAGCCCCCGTACTGTTGAAGGACATAGGCTCCGTATCCTCGAAAAAACCGGCACCAAAAACACGGCGGGCATGGTGGCCTACGCGTTCAAAAATAGCTTGGTTTGA
- a CDS encoding DASH family cryptochrome has product MKRILYWFRNDLRLHDNEGFARAVADADAVLPVFVFDLRWFKDHNELGFTKTGVYRTNFLIEAVTDLRRSLQANGADLIIRVGNPATVLADLAETIGAEAIYASKEVTQEETDVESDLSKQLKPLNIDIELFWQSTLYHVRDLPFSVAKLPDVFSQFRNKIEKYANVRDLVPTPGKVRLSPDSAGMPVSPGPVPTLATLGFSGDIVADVRAAVPFKGGETVALTRLMQYVWEKDLIRTYKETRNGMLGEDYSSKFSAWLSMGCLSPRQVYWEVQRYEQERVKNDSTYWLIFELIWRDFFRFVALRYGTRLFKPSGIRHDMTKKWRRDRDLFLRWAEGETGIPFIDANMRELNATGFMSNRGRQNVGSFLVKDLGIDWTWGAAYFESLLVDYDPCSNWGNWNYVAGVGNDPREDRYFNIYSQATRYDEQGQYVKHWLPELARVPSAQVHLVSNLSATELAQYNVRLGDSYPLPVISPAKWLKGERNR; this is encoded by the coding sequence ATGAAGCGTATTCTCTACTGGTTTCGCAACGATTTGCGGCTGCACGACAACGAAGGTTTTGCCCGCGCCGTGGCTGATGCCGATGCCGTGCTGCCCGTGTTTGTATTCGATCTGCGCTGGTTCAAAGACCATAACGAACTGGGTTTCACTAAAACGGGCGTTTACCGAACTAACTTTCTGATTGAAGCCGTAACCGACCTCCGCCGGTCGTTACAGGCTAATGGAGCCGACCTGATTATACGGGTTGGGAACCCGGCAACTGTGCTGGCCGATTTGGCCGAAACTATCGGCGCTGAGGCCATTTATGCCAGTAAAGAAGTAACGCAGGAAGAAACCGACGTGGAGTCGGACCTGAGCAAGCAGCTCAAACCACTCAATATAGACATCGAATTATTCTGGCAGTCAACGCTTTACCATGTTCGCGACTTGCCGTTCTCGGTCGCTAAACTTCCCGATGTTTTCTCGCAGTTCCGTAACAAAATCGAGAAATACGCTAACGTGCGCGATTTAGTGCCAACGCCGGGTAAGGTTCGGTTATCGCCAGATTCGGCAGGTATGCCGGTTTCGCCCGGTCCTGTGCCTACGCTGGCAACGCTTGGCTTTTCGGGCGACATTGTTGCCGACGTGCGGGCGGCTGTACCATTCAAAGGGGGCGAAACCGTTGCGCTGACTCGGCTAATGCAGTACGTTTGGGAAAAAGACCTTATCAGAACCTACAAAGAAACCCGCAACGGAATGCTCGGCGAAGACTATTCGAGCAAGTTCTCGGCGTGGCTGTCGATGGGGTGTTTGTCGCCCCGGCAAGTGTATTGGGAGGTTCAGCGGTATGAGCAGGAACGCGTCAAAAACGACTCGACCTACTGGCTGATTTTTGAACTCATCTGGCGCGATTTTTTCCGGTTTGTAGCGTTGCGCTACGGCACCCGGCTCTTCAAACCAAGCGGCATCCGGCACGATATGACCAAAAAATGGCGTCGCGACCGCGATTTGTTTCTGCGCTGGGCCGAAGGCGAAACCGGTATTCCCTTCATCGACGCCAACATGCGCGAACTGAACGCTACCGGGTTTATGAGCAACCGGGGACGGCAGAATGTCGGTAGCTTTTTAGTAAAAGACCTCGGCATTGACTGGACCTGGGGCGCGGCTTATTTTGAAAGCCTGCTCGTCGATTACGACCCATGTAGCAACTGGGGTAACTGGAACTACGTAGCGGGTGTAGGCAACGACCCGCGCGAAGATCGGTATTTTAACATTTACAGTCAGGCTACGCGCTACGACGAGCAGGGCCAATATGTGAAACACTGGCTACCCGAACTGGCGCGGGTGCCGTCCGCTCAGGTACACCTGGTGTCGAATCTATCGGCGACTGAATTGGCGCAGTACAACGTTCGGCTGGGCGACTCATATCCCTTACCAGTCATCAGCCCGGCCAAGTGGCTGAAGGGCGAAAGAAACCGCTAA
- a CDS encoding LemA family protein, with translation MSRVTIIVVVVLVLLGFYGCSSYNGLVQKDTQVENAWANVQTQYQRRADLIPNLVRTVQGAAKFEQSTLTAVIQARANATGIKLSADQLTPENIQKFQAAQDQLGGSLSRLLAVAESYPQLKATQNFSELQAQLEGTENRITVARNDFNGVATGYNQSVRSFPNNIFAGIFGFQRKGLFEASQAAQSAPTVQF, from the coding sequence ATGTCAAGAGTCACTATCATTGTCGTTGTCGTTCTGGTTCTGCTGGGCTTTTACGGTTGCAGTTCTTACAACGGCTTAGTACAGAAAGATACGCAGGTCGAAAACGCCTGGGCCAATGTGCAAACACAATACCAACGCCGGGCCGACCTCATCCCGAACCTCGTCAGAACCGTTCAGGGAGCCGCCAAATTTGAGCAAAGTACGCTGACCGCCGTTATTCAGGCCCGCGCCAACGCTACGGGCATCAAGCTGAGTGCCGATCAACTGACGCCCGAGAACATTCAGAAGTTTCAGGCTGCACAAGATCAACTGGGTGGTTCGCTCTCACGGTTGCTGGCAGTGGCCGAAAGCTACCCGCAGTTGAAAGCAACGCAGAATTTCTCTGAATTGCAGGCGCAGCTCGAAGGTACTGAAAACCGTATTACCGTAGCTCGCAACGACTTCAACGGCGTAGCAACGGGCTATAACCAATCGGTGCGGTCGTTCCCGAACAATATCTTCGCCGGTATTTTCGGCTTCCAGCGTAAAGGTCTGTTCGAGGCATCGCAAGCTGCTCAAAGTGCCCCAACGGTACAATTTTAA
- a CDS encoding TPM domain-containing protein gives MSSPFTPEEQQRIVEAIRQAEKATSGEIRVHVEPHCAGNDPVARAIDVFAQLGMHQTKQQNGVLFYLAYADRKFAVIGDKGINAVVPVGFWEETKDLLRNHFAVGDFVGGLRQGVVQAGRQLTQYFPYDGSTDTNELPDDISFQ, from the coding sequence ATGTCTTCTCCCTTCACCCCCGAAGAGCAGCAGCGAATTGTTGAGGCTATTCGGCAGGCCGAGAAAGCCACGTCGGGCGAAATTCGGGTGCATGTTGAACCGCATTGTGCAGGTAATGACCCTGTTGCGCGGGCCATCGACGTATTTGCGCAGTTGGGTATGCATCAGACGAAACAGCAGAATGGCGTACTATTTTACTTAGCTTACGCCGACCGAAAGTTTGCCGTTATTGGCGATAAGGGTATCAATGCTGTCGTGCCTGTCGGGTTTTGGGAAGAGACTAAAGACCTGCTGCGCAATCATTTTGCCGTGGGCGATTTCGTCGGCGGGTTGCGGCAGGGCGTTGTGCAGGCCGGACGGCAACTGACGCAGTATTTTCCGTACGACGGCAGTACCGATACCAACGAACTCCCCGACGATATTTCGTTTCAATAA
- a CDS encoding TPM domain-containing protein, whose translation MLAMIPTAVLAQMPSSADSVIPARPNPPRLVNDFVGILSRSDRDQLERKLRAYNDSTSTQITIVIVPTTEPYPIGDFAFRVGRKWGVGQQGKNNGLVLAWATQTRKIYIATGYGLEGAIPDAIAKRIISNTIVPAFKQERYYEGLDAATTEIIQRARGEYDAEPDAGGSADGLEIVFFIFLILFIVFVISRRNRGGGNNRNRGGGFFPPVFFPTSTYSGWGGSGGGSFGGGSSGGFGGFGGGSFGGGGAGGDY comes from the coding sequence ATGCTGGCGATGATACCAACGGCGGTACTGGCACAGATGCCCAGCAGTGCCGATTCGGTGATTCCGGCGCGGCCCAATCCGCCCCGCTTAGTCAATGATTTCGTGGGTATTCTGAGCCGCTCCGACCGCGATCAGTTAGAACGGAAACTGCGTGCCTACAACGATTCTACGTCTACGCAGATTACCATCGTGATTGTGCCAACTACGGAGCCGTATCCTATTGGCGACTTTGCTTTTCGGGTAGGCCGTAAATGGGGTGTTGGGCAGCAGGGTAAAAACAACGGTTTGGTGCTGGCCTGGGCCACCCAAACCCGCAAAATTTATATTGCTACGGGCTACGGCCTGGAGGGAGCTATTCCAGATGCCATTGCCAAACGCATCATTAGCAACACCATTGTGCCGGCCTTTAAGCAGGAACGCTATTACGAAGGCTTAGACGCGGCCACCACTGAGATCATTCAGCGGGCGCGGGGTGAATATGACGCCGAACCCGATGCGGGTGGCTCGGCAGATGGTCTCGAAATTGTGTTCTTCATCTTCCTGATTCTGTTCATCGTATTTGTAATCTCGCGCCGGAATCGGGGTGGGGGCAACAACCGGAATCGGGGCGGGGGCTTTTTTCCACCGGTGTTTTTCCCAACGTCTACCTATTCAGGTTGGGGTGGCTCCGGCGGAGGTAGTTTCGGCGGTGGAAGTAGTGGCGGCTTCGGCGGCTTTGGCGGAGGTAGCTTCGGCGGGGGCGGTGCCGGGGGCGATTACTGA
- a CDS encoding carbohydrate binding family 9 domain-containing protein, whose product MPSTLPACLLLSLLITSVFAQTVPVVPNTAQSDVVVPDSLKTTGLVADDNGGQAVIFQPARKPVTIQATEIQEKLRIDGRLDEADWQRAKPIRGFTQVDPRQGRPATFDTDVRVLFNRQFLYIAAFNRDTLGPRGLRTPNFQRDFQFRAHDFFGVSFDGFNDRRNAMALMTNAYATQRDLLSFDDLLFDTDWDGFWKVRTTRTDSGWVAEMQIPWQTLRYPHTADSTQTWGINFFRNRRTTNELSAWSAFPRAFPSGLRMDYAGRMTGLKPPPPRPNVRVQPYVLLSDDIYDGTEVGNSRDTRWKLGAI is encoded by the coding sequence ATGCCCTCAACGTTACCTGCCTGTCTTCTTTTATCACTGCTTATAACCAGCGTTTTTGCCCAAACTGTTCCTGTTGTTCCCAATACGGCACAGTCGGACGTAGTAGTGCCCGACTCGCTCAAAACGACTGGTTTAGTCGCCGACGATAACGGCGGGCAGGCGGTTATTTTTCAGCCCGCCAGGAAACCCGTTACCATTCAGGCGACTGAAATTCAGGAAAAACTACGTATCGATGGGCGGTTAGACGAAGCCGACTGGCAGCGGGCCAAACCCATTCGGGGATTTACGCAGGTTGACCCCCGGCAAGGCCGACCGGCTACGTTCGACACCGACGTGCGGGTGTTGTTCAACCGGCAGTTTCTGTACATTGCTGCTTTCAACCGCGACACACTGGGGCCACGCGGTTTGCGAACGCCCAATTTTCAGCGTGATTTTCAATTTCGGGCGCACGATTTTTTCGGGGTTTCGTTCGATGGTTTCAACGACCGGCGTAATGCGATGGCTTTGATGACCAACGCTTATGCCACTCAGCGCGATCTGTTAAGTTTCGACGACCTGTTATTCGATACCGATTGGGATGGCTTCTGGAAAGTACGCACTACCCGCACCGATTCGGGCTGGGTGGCCGAAATGCAGATTCCGTGGCAAACGCTCCGCTACCCACACACCGCCGATTCAACTCAAACGTGGGGCATTAATTTTTTTCGGAATCGGCGAACCACCAACGAGTTATCGGCATGGTCGGCCTTTCCACGGGCGTTCCCGTCGGGGCTGCGCATGGACTATGCCGGGCGTATGACGGGCCTGAAACCACCGCCACCGCGCCCCAACGTCCGGGTTCAGCCGTATGTATTGCTGTCGGACGACATCTATGATGGCACCGAAGTGGGCAACAGTCGCGACACGCGCTGGAAATTGGGGGCGATATAA
- a CDS encoding DUF5916 domain-containing protein, whose amino-acid sequence MNPNSVLDLTFNTDFAQADVDRQVNNLTRFSVLFPERRAFFLENASLFGAGLGPVNDFGEGGNMVIRPFFSRRIGLDFLPDGTSTPVPIDAGARYVYRSIQRNYGGMLIRQRGIPGIPTTDFAVARYVENVGRQNRLGALVTYKNVHSTDSATGRQDATVAVDGFFRLGPALNYSTMLMGTLSSVRSSLNGTGPGVAGYSQFFYRSNQLVGWLTQSVVTKNFDPAVGFVSRSDVISNAIGTFLVSRAKWVPKWVRNYEPGVFIEIYHKASTGYLQEAQWNLNPLWFTFQNAGFLGLFANPTFQRLDDGDFRPLGLAIESGKYRYIRYSLLFGSDPSKRVSYSFQGETGRYYDGQLSYGRGSLVLAPVPHVAFTFSTELNRFSNVGGYTGNVALYSVQSRLAVNPRLQLISFIQRNTFTDRNVWNMRLAWEFQPLSFLYIVYNRGAFAGSVRATDRQQEQHIVGKLTYLKQF is encoded by the coding sequence ATTAACCCTAATTCGGTGCTTGATCTGACGTTCAACACCGATTTTGCTCAGGCCGATGTTGACCGGCAGGTGAATAACCTGACGCGTTTCTCGGTGTTGTTTCCCGAACGGCGGGCGTTTTTCTTGGAAAATGCAAGCTTGTTCGGGGCAGGGTTGGGGCCAGTAAACGACTTTGGCGAGGGCGGTAATATGGTGATTCGACCATTTTTCAGCCGCCGAATCGGGCTTGATTTTCTGCCCGACGGCACCAGCACGCCCGTTCCAATTGATGCCGGAGCGCGGTATGTGTATCGATCTATACAGCGCAACTACGGCGGTATGCTGATTCGGCAGCGTGGCATTCCCGGCATTCCAACGACCGATTTTGCCGTGGCCCGTTACGTTGAGAACGTTGGCCGACAAAACCGTCTGGGTGCATTAGTTACATACAAAAACGTCCATAGCACCGATTCTGCTACGGGGCGGCAAGATGCGACGGTAGCTGTTGACGGCTTTTTTCGGCTGGGGCCTGCGCTCAACTACAGTACTATGTTGATGGGTACGCTCTCGTCGGTGCGGTCATCGCTGAATGGTACGGGGCCGGGCGTGGCGGGCTACAGCCAGTTTTTCTACCGCTCGAATCAGTTGGTAGGCTGGCTCACGCAATCGGTTGTAACAAAAAATTTCGACCCGGCAGTAGGCTTTGTATCGCGTTCCGATGTGATTTCCAATGCGATAGGCACGTTTTTAGTGAGCCGTGCCAAATGGGTGCCCAAGTGGGTGCGTAACTATGAGCCGGGTGTATTTATTGAAATTTATCACAAAGCTTCGACTGGCTATTTGCAGGAAGCGCAGTGGAATTTAAACCCACTTTGGTTTACGTTCCAGAATGCGGGCTTTCTGGGCTTGTTTGCCAATCCCACGTTTCAGCGGTTAGACGATGGCGATTTCCGCCCGCTGGGACTGGCAATTGAGTCGGGTAAATACCGGTATATCCGGTACTCGCTGCTGTTCGGCAGCGATCCGTCGAAACGGGTATCATACAGTTTTCAGGGCGAAACGGGCCGCTATTACGACGGGCAACTGAGCTATGGGCGCGGGTCGCTGGTGCTGGCTCCGGTGCCGCACGTTGCTTTCACGTTTAGCACAGAACTGAACCGTTTCAGCAACGTAGGCGGCTACACAGGCAACGTTGCTCTTTATAGCGTACAGAGCCGATTAGCTGTAAACCCGCGCCTGCAACTCATCAGCTTTATCCAGCGCAACACCTTCACCGACCGCAATGTCTGGAATATGCGACTGGCGTGGGAGTTTCAGCCACTCTCGTTCTTGTACATCGTCTACAATCGCGGAGCTTTCGCCGGATCTGTCCGTGCCACCGACCGTCAGCAGGAGCAGCACATCGTCGGAAAACTGACATACCTGAAGCAATTCTGA
- the lpcA gene encoding D-sedoheptulose 7-phosphate isomerase, which translates to MLDIIRQELTEAQSVLTTFLENPDHLASIEAAARLMSEAIQNGHKIISCGNGGSHCDAMHFAEELSGRYRENRRALPAIAISDVSHLSCVSNDFGYEFVFSRFIEGLGNAGDVLLGISTSGNSANVIRAVEAARQKGMNVVLLTGKDGGKLAGQADVEVRVPHFGYADRIQEIHIKVIHLFILLIERSLNQD; encoded by the coding sequence ATGCTCGACATTATTCGCCAGGAACTTACTGAGGCTCAGTCGGTTCTTACTACTTTCTTAGAAAACCCCGACCATCTGGCATCCATCGAAGCAGCCGCCCGGCTGATGAGTGAGGCCATTCAGAACGGCCATAAAATTATTTCGTGTGGCAACGGCGGCTCCCATTGCGATGCTATGCACTTTGCCGAAGAATTGTCGGGCCGCTATCGCGAAAATCGCCGGGCACTCCCCGCCATCGCCATTTCCGACGTCAGCCATCTCTCCTGCGTGAGCAATGATTTTGGCTACGAGTTTGTATTTTCCCGTTTCATCGAAGGTCTGGGCAACGCAGGCGACGTGCTGCTGGGTATCAGCACAAGCGGCAACTCGGCCAATGTAATCCGGGCCGTGGAAGCTGCCCGGCAAAAAGGCATGAACGTGGTGTTGCTCACTGGTAAAGACGGCGGTAAACTCGCCGGGCAGGCCGACGTTGAAGTTCGCGTACCTCACTTCGGTTATGCCGACCGCATTCAGGAGATTCATATTAAAGTGATTCACCTGTTTATTCTGCTGATCGAACGAAGTCTGAACCAGGATTAG
- the upp gene encoding uracil phosphoribosyltransferase — protein sequence MFVFTQQPSLINQYIAELRDVSIQRDRLRFRRNLERIGELMAYEISKTLSYHNVSIPTQLGIAHTQVIRQQPVLATILRAGIPFHQGFANYFDQAENAFVGAYRGYSPNQQDEFEIEMDYIVGPDLSGKTLILCDPMLATGRSLEKVYHAMLRYGIPAQTHIAAVIASPEGVRHVQQLLPQCHLWLGAIDDHLNEHSYIVPGLGDAGDLAYGGKV from the coding sequence ATGTTTGTTTTTACACAACAGCCCTCGCTCATCAATCAATACATAGCCGAACTTCGCGATGTATCTATTCAGCGCGACCGGCTACGCTTTCGCCGAAACCTGGAACGCATCGGCGAACTGATGGCCTACGAAATTTCGAAAACGCTGTCGTATCACAATGTGTCTATTCCAACGCAATTGGGCATAGCGCATACGCAAGTCATTCGGCAACAGCCTGTTCTGGCTACCATTCTGCGGGCAGGAATACCGTTTCACCAGGGTTTCGCCAACTACTTCGACCAGGCCGAGAACGCCTTTGTGGGTGCGTATCGGGGCTACTCGCCCAACCAGCAGGATGAGTTTGAGATAGAAATGGACTACATTGTTGGGCCAGACTTAAGCGGCAAAACACTGATTTTGTGCGACCCAATGCTGGCAACGGGCCGTTCGCTCGAAAAAGTCTACCATGCTATGCTACGCTACGGCATTCCGGCCCAAACGCACATTGCCGCCGTCATTGCAAGCCCCGAAGGTGTTCGGCATGTACAACAGCTACTACCTCAGTGCCACCTTTGGCTCGGCGCCATTGACGACCATCTGAACGAGCATTCATACATCGTACCCGGCTTAGGCGACGCCGGTGATCTGGCCTACGGGGGGAAGGTTTGA
- a CDS encoding LolA family protein — protein sequence MRKFAWMLGLAVVLSMPAMAQKDKRAQSILDAMSAKYKALKSYQATFAYASAGGGVKESYKGDLTVKNEKFRLLLGGQEVFTDGKTMSTYIKESNEVNVQDYDNNAAGDLNPTQIYSIYKRGFDYKFLREQKQGGRTLEVIELKPNRPKSPISTIQIAVDKADRSVRSWDILNKDGKRTSYTITKFTPNVNIPDAFFVFDKAKYPGVEVVDLR from the coding sequence ATGAGAAAATTTGCATGGATGCTTGGGCTGGCCGTTGTGCTGTCGATGCCCGCAATGGCGCAGAAAGATAAACGCGCACAGAGTATTCTGGACGCGATGAGTGCCAAATACAAAGCCCTGAAATCATATCAGGCTACATTCGCTTACGCCAGCGCGGGGGGCGGTGTCAAAGAATCGTATAAAGGCGATTTGACAGTGAAGAACGAGAAATTCCGGCTGCTGCTGGGCGGACAGGAAGTGTTTACCGATGGCAAAACGATGTCTACGTACATCAAAGAGTCGAACGAAGTAAACGTGCAGGATTATGATAACAACGCGGCAGGCGACCTGAACCCGACGCAGATTTACTCGATCTACAAACGAGGGTTCGACTACAAATTCCTGCGCGAGCAAAAACAGGGTGGGCGAACGCTCGAAGTTATTGAACTGAAGCCAAACCGCCCGAAAAGCCCAATCTCGACCATCCAGATTGCCGTTGACAAAGCCGACCGTTCGGTACGTAGCTGGGACATTCTGAACAAAGACGGCAAACGCACCTCATATACGATTACCAAATTCACGCCCAACGTTAACATACCCGACGCCTTCTTCGTCTTCGACAAAGCGAAATATCCCGGTGTTGAAGTCGTTGACCTACGATGA